The genomic window CTGTCCAGATCCTGCCTGCCAGACTCCTGTGTCATTCTTCTTAACCCAGGTGtatctctgcactggtgggctggcatcactgctgcaggtcagagtcactgaactgccctccactatttcaccagagggactcactgatactgaggcgttcttgggagcatctaaaatcaatagagaaatgtgttaaattccatataatttATCAATCTCTGTGATTTGTCTCAAATAGATTCAGAGCCATTTATTGCAAAGGAAAGTTTAAAATGAAGCTGAAATATCACACTGCAAATGCTTTCTTTGTTTGGAAATGAGTAGAATATACTGCATCGTTTTATGGGGGTTGGTAAATGGCCTTGAGACACAGGTTACAAAAGCTTTCAATAATGACAGCAGtctttagatttaaaaaaaaatatttagcattatttagaaaggataaaaatataaaaagaaacatgCAATCCTGTTTGCTTGGTTTATTAAGAGTAACTATTACTTGGTATAAAACATCTACAGTACATATGGTATGTTTGTTTGCCCTGTGCAACTTATGACATGTCCGTATCATCTGGCTTACTCATCATGTTAAATCAATTATATCTTTATTAGATTTtccctccactggccagtgtgtCTGCTTTACTCtgtgtcttactgctgtgaagtttCCCAAAGACACTGAGGAGATCCTgactctctgttctctgtgtttgatgctgagatgcactgatatactcacactgcacatcaagaTGTTTAGGAGGAGAGATGTTTGTCCCAATCCCATTCCCTGCCTCACAGgtgtattctcctgcatcctgccATGTGACGCTTTTAATGGTGTACCTGTCCTCTGGTCCTCCTGTCTCTGAGGATACAGCTCTATTATTCTTAAACCAGGTGtatctctgcactggtgggttggcattattcatgcaggtcagagtcactgaattgccctccactatttcaccagaggggggcactgatactgagacgttcttaggaggatctgaaagagaaaataataggTCCTgcagatttaattaaaattcacacAGAGGTATTCTTGGGAGCatctaaaatcattagaaaaatgttctcAATTCCTTataatttctcactcactgtgttgcATCTCAAAACAATAGCAGAGACattcatttcaaagtaatgtttataatggagctgaaatctcacaatgtgatgtggaggggtggtgtgtttagggcgccatctgcaggcggagtgggagcagtatagctggcCTACAACCACACCTGTTTGCAAttacaattgattggtaatagtttatatgctctgcctgcagtgagaccggggtgctggaatgagagacacACGCGGGAGTggcatgccatctaatccccgtccttatcgtgcgtgttttgttttgttttgttttagtttccgtgtttttggtatcgagcacacaataaagccttggtgcctctaacaaTGACGGAttctgtggtttgtggggaaaaggcCTGCAGAACCTGgtacagtaaatatcccagtatatcatgctttgttacaaaatgaactggatatactgtagctttttaagGTAGTTGGAAAGTGACACAGCAGAGGTaccttttttgccctttgcaaaATCAAAATGACCACACATTTTATCTAAGACATATCAGTATGATCAGACTcatcactgtatgataatgtaattatatctgatttctcctccactggccagtgtgactgctttactcagtgtcttactgctgtgaagttgcccaaagacactcaggagatactgactctctgctctgtgtgtctgaagctgagatgcactgatatactcacactgcacatcaagaCGTTTAGGAGGAGATCTTTCTGTCCCAATCACATTCTctgcctcacagtagtattctccAGCATCCccagatttgattttattaatggTGTAACTCTGTTCTGATCCTCTCCTCGAGA from Anguilla rostrata isolate EN2019 unplaced genomic scaffold, ASM1855537v3 scaf0094, whole genome shotgun sequence includes these protein-coding regions:
- the LOC135246252 gene encoding B-cell receptor CD22-like, translating into MLDTPKSVSVSVSPSGEIEEGSSVTLTCRSDANPPVQRYAWFKKTGFAFSRRGSEQSYTINKIKSGDAGEYYCEAENVIGTERSPPKRLDVQYPPKNVSVSVPPSGEIVEGNSVTLTCMNNANPPVQRYTWFKNNRAVSSETGGPEDRYTIKSVTWQDAGEYTCEAGNGIGTNISPPKHLDVQYAPKNASVSVSPSGEIVEGSSVTLTCSSDASPPVQRYTWVKKNDTGVWQ